The following proteins come from a genomic window of Synechococcus sp. BIOS-E4-1:
- a CDS encoding phosphate-starvation-inducible PsiE family protein encodes MIPSRRKRRSFLQWVDAGEKQVAILLTAITAVVIAASIVQLTIRVALSLITNEQDSYWLGDGLIRILGDLLTVLIALEVLQNITSYLRRHVVQIELVLVTALTAVARKVIVLPKGAEDKPQLLIGLGVSAIALAGAYWLVKRSAEPDGRLDSHSSRERAIPFQDQHPSSQPDDVDRLAASADPPH; translated from the coding sequence GTGATTCCGTCCCGCCGCAAACGCCGAAGTTTCCTGCAATGGGTTGATGCGGGTGAAAAGCAGGTCGCCATCCTGCTCACCGCAATCACCGCCGTTGTGATCGCCGCATCGATTGTGCAGCTCACAATCCGCGTGGCTCTGTCCTTGATCACCAATGAGCAGGATTCCTACTGGCTGGGTGATGGTCTGATTCGCATCCTTGGCGATCTGCTGACAGTGTTGATCGCCCTTGAAGTCCTGCAGAACATCACCAGTTACCTGCGTCGTCACGTCGTCCAGATCGAACTGGTGCTGGTCACCGCACTCACAGCCGTAGCCAGGAAGGTGATTGTTCTCCCTAAGGGTGCCGAAGACAAACCTCAGCTTTTGATCGGTCTCGGCGTCTCCGCCATCGCTTTGGCAGGGGCTTACTGGCTGGTTAAACGATCGGCTGAGCCGGATGGTCGCCTGGACTCTCATTCCAGTAGAGAGCGAGCCATACCGTTCCAGGATCAGCATCCGTCCTCTCAACCCGATGACGTCGACCGGCTGGCAGCATCAGCTGATCCCCCACACTGA
- a CDS encoding c-type cytochrome, whose amino-acid sequence MKTLLAGVLMLITLFWQSSSAWSLSGSGAQLFDLHCAGCHPNGGNIIRRGRTLKLKALEKRELNNAQAIAQIARDGIGQMSGYADALGAGNDIVVADWIWQQAQNAWIQG is encoded by the coding sequence ATGAAGACGCTTCTGGCAGGGGTACTGATGCTGATCACACTGTTCTGGCAGAGTTCAAGCGCCTGGAGCCTGAGCGGATCAGGAGCGCAACTGTTTGATCTGCATTGCGCTGGATGTCACCCCAACGGTGGCAACATCATTCGTCGAGGACGGACATTGAAACTCAAGGCACTCGAGAAACGAGAGCTCAACAATGCGCAAGCGATCGCGCAGATTGCCCGCGATGGAATCGGTCAAATGAGCGGTTATGCCGATGCACTCGGAGCAGGGAATGACATCGTGGTTGCCGACTGGATCTGGCAGCAGGCTCAGAATGCCTGGATCCAGGGATAA
- a CDS encoding YciI family protein has protein sequence MARFVLWGTYCDNALEKRAPFRDEHLERLKALKESGTLITLGPTVGSTHVFAVFESDSESTVRALLEADVYWREGIWTRLDVYPWIQAF, from the coding sequence ATGGCCCGCTTCGTTCTCTGGGGGACTTATTGCGACAATGCTTTGGAAAAAAGAGCTCCGTTTCGCGATGAGCATCTCGAGCGGCTTAAAGCCCTCAAGGAAAGTGGGACATTGATCACCCTTGGTCCGACTGTTGGCAGTACACACGTTTTCGCAGTCTTTGAGTCCGACAGTGAATCAACAGTGCGTGCTCTGCTTGAAGCAGATGTCTATTGGCGAGAAGGAATCTGGACTCGCCTGGATGTTTATCCCTGGATCCAGGCATTCTGA
- a CDS encoding AbrB family transcriptional regulator, with product MLTGAELLAKVKDLGDVSKTDLATACGYVSKKKDGSDRVNFTAFYEALLNAKGIELGGGSAGIGKGGRKLSYVATVQGNGNLLIGKAYTAMLDLKPGDEFEIKLGRKQIRLVPVGGADEEEE from the coding sequence ATGCTCACTGGTGCTGAACTCCTTGCAAAGGTCAAGGATTTAGGTGACGTCTCCAAGACAGACCTGGCCACTGCCTGTGGTTATGTCTCTAAAAAGAAGGATGGTTCTGATCGCGTTAACTTCACTGCTTTCTATGAAGCTCTTCTCAATGCGAAGGGCATTGAACTTGGTGGTGGTTCCGCTGGAATTGGCAAGGGTGGTCGCAAGCTTTCCTATGTGGCAACAGTCCAAGGAAACGGCAACCTGTTGATCGGCAAGGCATACACCGCCATGTTGGATCTCAAGCCTGGCGATGAATTCGAGATCAAGCTTGGTCGTAAACAGATCCGACTCGTTCCCGTTGGTGGCGCTGACGAAGAGGAAGAGTGA
- the trpA gene encoding tryptophan synthase subunit alpha: protein MAEPSSRIAEVFVKTAREQRLALMPFVMAGDPDLQSTADVLLSLQNHGADVVELGIPYSDPLADGPVIQAAAQRALEQLTTPAKVLEMLSGLREQLTMPVVLFTYSNPLLNRGPERFFSEAAAAGVSGLVVPDLPLEEAERLSPLAAQHGLDLVLLVAPTTPEQRMQRIAASSRGFTYLVSVTGVTGERSSLQERVGQLVTSLKRCEAGPVAVGFGISGPEQVRQVRAWGADGAIVGSALVKRIAAAQQGCAAAEAGEFCRELRAAAG, encoded by the coding sequence GTGGCAGAGCCGTCTTCACGCATTGCAGAGGTCTTTGTGAAGACCGCCCGTGAGCAGCGTCTGGCACTGATGCCTTTTGTGATGGCCGGTGATCCTGATCTTCAGAGCACGGCTGATGTGTTGCTCAGTCTTCAGAATCATGGGGCTGATGTCGTGGAGCTTGGAATTCCCTACAGCGATCCTCTGGCGGATGGGCCAGTGATCCAGGCTGCGGCTCAGCGAGCTCTTGAACAACTCACCACCCCGGCAAAAGTGCTGGAAATGTTGAGTGGGTTGCGTGAACAACTCACCATGCCGGTTGTGCTGTTCACCTACAGCAACCCATTGCTTAATCGAGGACCGGAACGCTTTTTTTCGGAAGCTGCCGCCGCTGGTGTTTCCGGTTTGGTTGTGCCTGATCTTCCCCTTGAGGAAGCGGAACGTTTGTCTCCACTTGCAGCACAACATGGTCTTGATCTTGTTCTGCTTGTTGCTCCCACCACTCCTGAACAGCGCATGCAGCGAATCGCTGCTTCCAGTCGTGGTTTCACCTATCTGGTCTCTGTAACCGGTGTCACCGGAGAACGCTCAAGTCTTCAAGAACGTGTCGGCCAATTGGTTACTTCTCTAAAGCGATGTGAAGCAGGTCCTGTTGCTGTGGGATTTGGAATCTCCGGTCCGGAGCAGGTCCGTCAAGTGCGGGCATGGGGTGCAGACGGAGCCATTGTTGGCAGTGCTCTAGTCAAAAGAATCGCCGCTGCACAACAAGGATGCGCAGCGGCGGAAGCAGGTGAATTTTGCCGAGAACTGCGTGCTGCAGCCGGCTGA
- a CDS encoding DUF3007 family protein, producing MTRAGVLKLGLGLLLTGGLGYWLFEALGLEGFSAGIAAEALLVVIVVVWTSSYLLRVVTGRMTYMQQRRRYRSGYDELTAQELQERFDAMTPEQQQALMASIAEEETTQASE from the coding sequence TTGACGCGTGCCGGAGTCCTGAAACTTGGCCTTGGCCTTCTGCTGACTGGTGGTTTGGGCTACTGGCTGTTTGAAGCGCTAGGGCTTGAAGGGTTTTCTGCGGGGATTGCCGCCGAAGCCCTGCTGGTGGTGATTGTGGTGGTCTGGACCAGCTCCTATCTGTTGAGAGTGGTGACCGGACGCATGACCTACATGCAGCAACGCCGTCGCTACCGCAGTGGTTATGACGAGCTCACCGCTCAGGAGCTTCAGGAGCGGTTCGATGCCATGACTCCGGAACAGCAGCAGGCACTGATGGCTTCCATTGCCGAGGAAGAGACCACGCAGGCTTCTGAGTGA
- a CDS encoding NAD(P)H-quinone oxidoreductase subunit L: METLLNAVSLDTLLVIGAYVVLGGAYLVVVPLLLYAWMTRRWTVMGKYERLGIYALVFLFFPGLIVFAPFLNLRFSGQGEV, translated from the coding sequence ATGGAGACTCTCCTCAACGCGGTTTCCCTGGACACCTTGCTCGTGATCGGTGCCTATGTGGTTCTGGGTGGTGCCTATCTGGTGGTGGTCCCTCTCCTCCTCTACGCCTGGATGACCCGTCGCTGGACCGTGATGGGTAAATACGAGCGTCTGGGGATTTATGCCCTGGTGTTCCTGTTCTTTCCAGGTTTGATTGTGTTCGCTCCATTCCTCAATCTCCGCTTCAGCGGTCAGGGTGAGGTCTGA
- a CDS encoding glucosidase has product MSTTVISNAQLGEEPAELVRCRERDDGHQPWDRWGTYLSGRQWGTVREDYSSDGNAWESFPFDHSHLRTYRWGEDGLLGISDEQGLLCFAPALWNGKDPVLKERLFGLGNPEGNHGEDIKDMMYHLAGTPTGSYAKALYRYPQKSFPYKQLRDENRRRGRNQNEFELVHTGIFDDNRFFDLEVEYAKASPEDLVIRLTLTNRGPDNAELHLLPTLWFRNTWSWGENRENDGSTPLLRLKDDLLVSSAVEGLGSYGLSCSEQGAWLFTENETNTQRLYNQPLKQPYVKDAFHRYLIEGKVDAVNPDQTGSKAALHLQRTLEPGEVWRVDLRLCRRDSNGKKAQGSIESAATNALVEQRRQDWQDHLNWVAPGLNDEDKAIHAAAAAGLFWCRKFYDWYVARWLRGDSNSAKPPEERWHTQNAYWRNMRARNIISMPDCWEYPYFCQWDLMFHAVAFAELDPGEAKRQSRMLRQASYTANNGQSPAYEWALSDANPPIGAWAALRIFQISKRCYGHKDFPFLRASLRELLLEYGWWANRTDRNGDSLFEGGFLGLDNIAIFDRRYPLKDGSRIEQSDGTAWMGLLSLNMLEACVLLSEDREEYRSLCERFVADFSRLTYALNSPTGRGYVNWDEEDGFYYDVLKRPDGSTDYLRTRSLSGLIPLLAVATFDAATVGEIPSLDVRSYLNELGEDRGAPFDAISHLGTWHHDRVLYSIVPPHRLRRILTRVFDEEEFLSPYGIRSLSKVYEKTPYSYQQGDDYATISYSPADSPVAMFGGNSNWRGPVWMPINYLLIEALQKFGHVLGDEFKMEFPTGSGRELNLWQISLELEQRLVGIFRRDESGRRAFNGDVDLFQNDNAWRDLFQFNEYFNGCTGAGVGASHQTGWTAVIAKMITQLQRWR; this is encoded by the coding sequence ATGTCAACTACGGTGATCTCCAACGCACAGCTGGGCGAGGAACCCGCAGAACTCGTCCGCTGCCGCGAGCGCGACGACGGACATCAACCTTGGGATAGATGGGGCACCTATCTCAGCGGCAGACAGTGGGGCACTGTTCGAGAGGACTACTCGTCAGATGGAAACGCCTGGGAATCGTTCCCTTTCGACCACAGCCATCTGCGAACTTACCGCTGGGGCGAGGACGGCCTGCTCGGCATTAGTGATGAGCAGGGTCTGCTCTGCTTCGCTCCGGCACTCTGGAACGGTAAGGATCCCGTTTTAAAGGAACGTCTCTTCGGTCTCGGCAATCCGGAGGGCAATCACGGTGAAGACATCAAGGACATGATGTATCACCTGGCCGGAACACCCACAGGTAGTTACGCCAAGGCGTTGTATCGGTATCCCCAGAAGAGCTTCCCTTACAAGCAACTGAGAGACGAAAACCGTCGCCGCGGCCGAAACCAGAACGAATTCGAGCTGGTTCACACCGGCATTTTTGATGACAATCGTTTCTTCGATCTGGAGGTGGAGTACGCCAAGGCCTCGCCGGAGGATCTGGTCATCCGTTTGACTCTCACCAACCGTGGACCGGACAATGCTGAGCTCCACCTGCTTCCCACCCTTTGGTTTCGCAACACATGGAGCTGGGGCGAGAACAGGGAGAACGACGGCAGCACACCCTTGCTACGCCTGAAGGACGATCTGCTCGTTAGCAGTGCTGTTGAGGGGCTCGGCTCCTATGGCCTGAGTTGCAGCGAACAAGGAGCCTGGCTGTTCACCGAGAACGAGACCAACACCCAGCGTCTTTACAACCAGCCTCTGAAGCAGCCCTATGTGAAAGATGCCTTTCACCGGTATCTGATCGAGGGAAAGGTCGATGCTGTGAATCCAGATCAGACAGGAAGCAAGGCAGCTCTCCACCTGCAGCGCACCCTCGAGCCCGGCGAAGTCTGGCGAGTGGATCTCAGACTCTGTCGACGTGACTCAAACGGGAAGAAGGCGCAGGGCAGCATCGAATCCGCCGCAACAAACGCCCTTGTGGAGCAGCGACGTCAGGACTGGCAAGACCACCTCAACTGGGTGGCCCCAGGCCTGAACGATGAAGACAAAGCCATTCATGCCGCTGCGGCGGCTGGTCTGTTTTGGTGTCGCAAGTTCTACGACTGGTATGTGGCCCGCTGGCTACGCGGCGACAGCAATTCAGCCAAACCACCGGAAGAGCGCTGGCATACACAGAACGCCTATTGGCGCAACATGCGGGCTCGCAACATCATCTCCATGCCCGACTGCTGGGAGTATCCCTACTTCTGCCAGTGGGATCTGATGTTCCATGCCGTGGCTTTTGCAGAGCTTGACCCGGGTGAAGCCAAACGTCAGTCACGCATGCTGCGTCAGGCCTCCTACACCGCCAACAACGGCCAGTCACCGGCCTATGAATGGGCACTCTCCGACGCCAATCCTCCCATCGGAGCCTGGGCAGCACTGCGCATCTTCCAGATCTCCAAGCGCTGCTACGGCCACAAGGATTTTCCCTTTCTGCGTGCAAGCCTTCGCGAACTGCTGCTGGAATACGGCTGGTGGGCCAACCGCACCGACCGCAATGGCGACAGCCTCTTCGAAGGTGGCTTCCTCGGTCTCGACAACATCGCGATCTTCGATCGCCGCTATCCGCTGAAGGACGGAAGTCGCATCGAACAGTCAGACGGTACGGCCTGGATGGGCCTGCTGAGCCTAAACATGCTGGAGGCGTGCGTACTGCTTTCCGAAGACAGAGAGGAATACAGAAGCCTGTGCGAACGCTTCGTGGCTGACTTCAGTCGTCTCACATACGCCTTGAACAGTCCTACAGGGCGTGGCTATGTCAACTGGGACGAAGAGGATGGGTTCTATTACGACGTGCTCAAGCGGCCGGACGGAAGCACGGATTACCTCCGCACACGATCTCTGAGCGGGCTGATTCCGCTGCTTGCAGTCGCCACGTTTGATGCCGCGACAGTGGGAGAGATCCCATCACTCGATGTGCGCAGTTATCTCAATGAACTGGGCGAGGATCGTGGGGCGCCTTTTGATGCGATCAGCCATCTTGGAACATGGCATCACGATCGCGTTCTCTACTCAATCGTGCCTCCCCATCGACTGCGCCGGATTCTCACCCGGGTTTTCGACGAAGAGGAGTTTCTCTCCCCTTACGGTATCCGCAGTCTTTCCAAGGTGTACGAGAAGACGCCGTATTCCTATCAACAGGGTGACGACTACGCCACGATCAGCTATAGCCCCGCCGATAGTCCAGTTGCCATGTTCGGTGGCAACTCCAACTGGCGAGGTCCTGTATGGATGCCGATCAACTATCTGCTGATTGAGGCTCTGCAGAAGTTCGGCCACGTTCTCGGTGATGAATTCAAGATGGAGTTTCCAACCGGTTCAGGGCGTGAACTGAACCTCTGGCAGATCTCGCTTGAACTTGAACAACGACTGGTCGGAATCTTCAGGCGGGATGAATCGGGTCGTCGCGCCTTCAACGGAGATGTGGACCTGTTCCAGAACGACAATGCCTGGCGCGATCTTTTTCAGTTCAATGAATACTTCAACGGCTGCACAGGTGCTGGCGTAGGAGCCAGTCACCAGACAGGTTGGACAGCCGTTATCGCCAAAATGATTACTCAACTTCAACGTTGGCGGTGA
- a CDS encoding GMC oxidoreductase — MDHVTHAANRHTPIEPNADHFNVVIIGSGAGGGSLARALASSGYSILILERGDWLPREPQNWDPVEVFQKDRYVSTDHWLDKHGKSFQPGSHYFVGGASKMYGAAHFRLRERDFESVIHVDGESPEWPVKYDVFEPYYRKAEEWYHVHGLRGEDPTEPPASSPYPYAPISHEPRMQKLVNDLRSAGLHPFHAPTGVALNEVNPAFSDCVRCNRCDGFPCLVHAKGDAEVMGVRPALDHDNVMLLTEAEVLRLNTDSSGRQVTEVVVNHQGEQRRFKGDIVVVSAGAANSARLLLMSANDSHPRGLANSSDQVGRNYMYHNCKAVVALAHEPNTTVFQKTVAVHDWYFGDNDFDFPMGNVQMTGKTNGAMMKGYKPRLTAPAPTWGMDRIAEHSIDFWLQTEDLPRPDNRVTVNQDGQIKLSYTPTNNKASQELVNRLEGLLDKLYLKNHLAERQVYFASSMDIAAVGHQSGTCRFGKDPATSVLDTNCRTHDVDNLYVVDTSFFPSSSAVNPSLTAIANAIRVADHLKERLG; from the coding sequence ATGGATCACGTCACCCACGCCGCCAATCGCCACACACCGATTGAACCGAACGCAGACCACTTCAATGTGGTGATCATCGGCAGTGGGGCCGGAGGCGGTTCACTGGCCCGTGCACTTGCCAGTTCTGGGTACTCGATTTTGATCCTGGAGCGCGGGGACTGGCTGCCGCGGGAGCCACAGAACTGGGACCCGGTGGAGGTCTTCCAGAAAGACCGGTATGTCTCCACTGATCATTGGCTTGATAAACACGGCAAGAGCTTCCAACCAGGGAGTCACTATTTTGTTGGCGGCGCTTCAAAGATGTACGGAGCTGCCCACTTTCGCCTGAGAGAACGCGACTTCGAGTCGGTGATTCATGTGGATGGTGAATCACCGGAATGGCCAGTCAAGTACGACGTTTTTGAGCCGTATTACCGCAAAGCTGAGGAGTGGTACCACGTGCATGGACTGCGTGGCGAGGATCCGACCGAGCCACCGGCCTCCTCTCCCTACCCCTATGCGCCAATCAGCCATGAACCGCGCATGCAGAAACTGGTGAATGACCTGCGCTCCGCAGGCTTGCATCCATTTCACGCCCCGACAGGAGTCGCTCTCAACGAGGTCAACCCAGCCTTTAGCGACTGTGTGCGCTGCAACCGCTGCGATGGCTTCCCTTGTCTGGTGCATGCCAAGGGTGATGCTGAAGTGATGGGGGTGCGGCCTGCCCTCGACCATGACAACGTCATGCTGCTCACAGAAGCTGAAGTGCTCCGGCTCAACACTGATAGCAGCGGCAGACAGGTAACCGAAGTGGTGGTGAACCACCAGGGTGAGCAACGGCGATTCAAAGGTGACATTGTGGTGGTCTCAGCAGGCGCCGCCAATTCAGCACGATTGCTGCTGATGTCGGCCAACGACTCCCATCCCAGGGGGCTGGCCAACAGTTCCGACCAGGTGGGCCGCAATTACATGTATCACAACTGCAAGGCAGTGGTGGCTCTTGCCCATGAGCCCAACACCACGGTCTTCCAGAAGACGGTTGCAGTTCACGACTGGTATTTCGGAGACAACGACTTCGACTTCCCCATGGGCAATGTGCAAATGACTGGCAAAACCAATGGGGCAATGATGAAGGGTTACAAACCCCGACTCACAGCACCTGCACCCACCTGGGGCATGGACCGAATCGCGGAACACTCCATTGATTTCTGGCTTCAGACCGAAGATCTGCCACGACCTGACAACCGCGTCACAGTGAATCAGGACGGTCAGATCAAACTCAGCTACACACCCACCAACAACAAAGCCTCCCAGGAACTCGTCAATCGACTGGAAGGGCTGCTCGACAAGCTTTATCTGAAGAACCACCTGGCCGAACGACAGGTTTACTTCGCGTCTTCCATGGACATTGCTGCAGTTGGACACCAGTCAGGAACCTGCCGTTTTGGAAAAGATCCTGCGACATCGGTGCTGGACACCAACTGCCGTACGCACGATGTCGACAACCTCTACGTCGTTGACACCAGCTTCTTTCCCAGCAGCTCAGCTGTGAATCCCTCACTCACCGCCATTGCCAATGCCATCCGGGTCGCGGATCACCTCAAGGAGCGGCTGGGCTAA
- a CDS encoding DoxX family protein, whose translation MDLVSLIVPPSPDGLAAGGLVILRLFTGVVFIRHGWPKLTNLGIWANAMKTPAWLCFLSAFSMWAGGIALIFGVLTPFAAAAIAVSMLYAMVLEISNGFPFIAPDPFQIPEGDYAGPMGTGDPPSWEKAAMYVVMSLVLMSAGGGPYSLDLILIAPRLQTLLG comes from the coding sequence GTGGATCTCGTTTCCCTGATTGTTCCCCCGTCACCGGACGGATTGGCAGCTGGAGGGCTGGTGATCCTCAGGCTGTTCACCGGTGTTGTGTTCATTCGCCATGGCTGGCCCAAGTTGACCAACCTCGGGATCTGGGCCAATGCGATGAAAACACCGGCCTGGCTTTGTTTCCTCTCCGCTTTTTCGATGTGGGCGGGGGGAATCGCTTTGATTTTCGGCGTGCTGACGCCATTCGCTGCAGCGGCCATTGCCGTGTCAATGCTCTATGCCATGGTGCTGGAGATCAGCAATGGCTTCCCCTTCATTGCCCCGGATCCGTTCCAGATTCCCGAGGGTGATTATGCCGGCCCGATGGGAACCGGCGACCCCCCGAGCTGGGAGAAAGCTGCCATGTACGTAGTGATGTCTCTGGTGCTCATGAGCGCTGGTGGCGGACCTTACAGCCTGGATCTGATCTTGATTGCTCCTCGACTGCAGACACTGCTGGGCTGA
- a CDS encoding VOC family protein, which yields MADIHHEAPSIEGVAFSLPKPGSLDPLLEALGVTDEGQTQLAGDTLHRRFGLAEGGAVIRHYRLGCEKLDYVSFESVDCRPQVDPGPSNSLWFQHVAIVVSDMNRAAERLMPHVVPISESPQWLPNGVAAWKFRNAAGHAMELLWFPPDQGHPRWHQPKPSLFQGLDHSAIAISDSDRSLAFYGVDLGLQLRYATLNQGVEQGRLDALSDAKVAIHGLSGSSPCGVEFLRYLNPPPQQPTAAALQPQDALYAQILLHAPGAGSGRLQCDPDGHRIWIHS from the coding sequence TTGGCTGACATTCATCACGAAGCACCTTCCATCGAAGGAGTGGCTTTCTCTCTGCCGAAGCCCGGCAGTCTTGATCCACTCCTGGAGGCACTGGGTGTGACGGATGAAGGTCAGACTCAGTTGGCTGGAGACACTCTGCATCGCCGTTTCGGGCTTGCCGAGGGCGGAGCTGTGATTCGGCATTACAGACTGGGTTGCGAAAAGCTCGACTATGTCTCCTTCGAGTCAGTCGATTGTCGCCCTCAAGTTGATCCGGGACCGTCCAATTCCCTCTGGTTTCAGCATGTGGCCATTGTGGTCAGCGACATGAATCGTGCTGCGGAGCGATTGATGCCCCATGTCGTTCCGATTTCTGAGTCACCGCAGTGGTTGCCCAATGGTGTTGCAGCGTGGAAGTTCCGCAATGCTGCCGGCCATGCCATGGAGCTGTTGTGGTTCCCGCCGGATCAGGGACACCCTCGTTGGCATCAGCCGAAGCCGAGCTTGTTTCAGGGGCTTGATCACAGTGCCATCGCGATCAGCGACAGTGATCGGAGCCTGGCTTTCTATGGTGTCGATCTCGGTTTGCAACTGCGCTATGCCACGCTGAACCAGGGTGTTGAGCAGGGACGCCTGGATGCTCTGAGCGATGCGAAGGTCGCCATTCACGGTTTGAGTGGATCATCTCCCTGTGGCGTTGAGTTTCTGCGATATCTCAATCCGCCACCTCAACAACCAACAGCAGCTGCATTGCAACCGCAGGATGCGCTTTATGCGCAGATCCTTCTGCATGCTCCAGGAGCCGGTTCCGGTCGTCTTCAATGCGATCCAGATGGCCACAGGATCTGGATCCACTCTTAA
- a CDS encoding SDR family NAD(P)-dependent oxidoreductase translates to MTSLCLRDKVIIVTGGNSGIGKAIVEALGSLGAKVVIDYRSHPDRTEDLIEEIGELGGKAIGVQADVGKLEDLQRLVDTAVKTFGKVDVMVNNAGIETRTSILSTTPDDFDKVLNVNLRGVFFATQYAAKQMIAQGSGGRIINISSVHEDWPMPDNTPYCVAKGGVRMLTRTAGVELASKGVSIVNVGPGAVATPINDSTMNNPELLAKLDAAIPIGRMADPKEIASVVAFLASDGASYMTATSVFADGGIMMSSPGL, encoded by the coding sequence ATGACATCCCTCTGTCTGCGTGACAAGGTGATCATCGTCACCGGAGGTAATTCCGGTATCGGCAAGGCAATCGTGGAAGCTCTGGGCTCCCTGGGCGCCAAAGTGGTGATCGATTACCGCTCTCACCCTGATCGCACTGAAGATCTGATTGAGGAAATCGGTGAGCTGGGCGGCAAGGCGATTGGCGTGCAGGCTGATGTTGGAAAACTGGAGGATCTACAGCGACTGGTCGACACGGCGGTGAAGACCTTCGGCAAGGTTGATGTGATGGTGAACAACGCAGGCATCGAGACCCGCACCTCAATCCTCAGCACCACTCCCGATGACTTCGACAAAGTGCTGAATGTGAATCTGCGTGGCGTATTTTTTGCAACGCAGTATGCCGCGAAACAGATGATCGCGCAGGGAAGTGGTGGGCGCATCATCAATATCTCCTCAGTGCATGAGGACTGGCCAATGCCGGATAACACGCCCTATTGCGTGGCAAAGGGAGGTGTCCGCATGCTGACCCGAACAGCAGGGGTTGAATTAGCCAGCAAAGGCGTATCGATTGTGAATGTGGGCCCTGGCGCCGTGGCCACGCCGATCAACGACTCCACCATGAACAACCCCGAATTGCTCGCCAAGCTCGATGCGGCCATTCCCATTGGTCGCATGGCGGACCCGAAAGAGATCGCTTCTGTGGTGGCCTTTCTCGCGAGTGATGGTGCCAGCTACATGACGGCAACCAGTGTGTTCGCAGACGGCGGAATCATGATGAGCAGCCCTGGGCTCTGA
- a CDS encoding DMT family transporter, with product MKKSLFIGSIYIILAFLANTTQSVFGKYVDKSLSVEMFSFGTFLVAFILLLPIIFFRKLKDIPTHQGHFHLLRAITGIAGFLMFIAAAQLTTLVDTNVLMNTTPIFIPILALAFLRQRVPTAVWIAIIIGFVGVVIIVRPDASIFSNPGNLVALGAGFVTAIEFLAVNHLNDTESPLTQLFYFLLFGVIVLGLISIGKLHSAPQWAYWMMVGTGCCLLAFQFLLIKAYQYAKPHEIGAFQYISVVFAALYGIALFNEIIQLETIIGTLLVCSGGIISITGSKHKSIVEQMS from the coding sequence ATGAAGAAGTCTCTTTTCATCGGGTCTATTTACATCATTCTGGCTTTTCTTGCAAACACTACCCAGAGCGTTTTCGGCAAATATGTCGACAAGAGTCTTTCTGTTGAGATGTTTTCATTTGGCACATTTCTGGTCGCCTTCATCCTTCTTTTACCAATTATCTTCTTTCGAAAATTAAAGGATATTCCCACACATCAAGGGCACTTCCACCTACTGAGAGCCATCACCGGCATCGCAGGCTTCTTGATGTTCATTGCAGCAGCACAGCTCACCACACTGGTGGACACCAACGTCTTAATGAATACCACTCCGATTTTCATTCCAATCCTGGCATTAGCCTTTCTCCGCCAACGTGTGCCAACGGCTGTATGGATCGCAATCATTATCGGTTTCGTTGGTGTCGTCATCATCGTGAGGCCCGATGCCAGCATTTTTTCCAACCCAGGCAATCTGGTTGCACTTGGCGCAGGGTTCGTAACAGCCATTGAGTTTTTAGCGGTGAATCATCTGAACGACACTGAATCGCCATTAACCCAGCTCTTTTATTTCCTGCTATTTGGTGTGATCGTTCTTGGCTTGATCTCTATTGGAAAATTACACTCAGCGCCTCAATGGGCGTACTGGATGATGGTGGGAACAGGCTGCTGCCTACTGGCCTTCCAGTTCCTTTTAATCAAAGCCTATCAATACGCAAAACCTCACGAGATCGGGGCCTTTCAATATATCTCTGTTGTCTTTGCTGCTCTTTATGGAATTGCCCTTTTCAACGAAATAATTCAGCTCGAAACAATCATCGGAACACTCCTAGTATGCAGTGGTGGGATCATCAGCATCACCGGTTCAAAACACAAATCGATCGTGGAGCAGATGTCATAA